The proteins below come from a single Aptenodytes patagonicus chromosome 2, bAptPat1.pri.cur, whole genome shotgun sequence genomic window:
- the NDUFV2 gene encoding NADH dehydrogenase [ubiquinone] flavoprotein 2, mitochondrial, which produces MFLSAPLRAAAARSIRQIRYLHRTAACSASGGALFVHRDSPENNPDTPFEFTPENQKRIEAIINSYPGGHKSAAVMAVLDLAQRQHGWLPISAMNKVAEILEMPPMRVYEVATFYTMYNRKPVGKYHIQVCTTTPCMLRDSDSILEAIQKKLGIKVGETTPDKLFTLIEVECLGACVNAPMVQINDNYYEDLTPKDIEEIIDELKAGKVPKPGPRSGRFSCEPAGGLTSLTEPPKGPGFGVRADL; this is translated from the exons ATGTTCTTGTCCGCTCCTCTGCGGGCCGCGGCCGCACGCTCG aTAAGACAAATCCGATACTTACATAGAACAGCAGCGTGCAGTGCCAGTGGAGGAGCCTTATTTGTG cacAGAGATAGTCCTGAAAATAATCCAGATACTCCATTTGAGTTTACACCTGAAAACCAAAAG cgaATAGAAGCAATCATAAACAGCTATCCAGGGGGACACAAGTCTGCAGCTGTCATGGCAGTACTAGATTTGGCCCAAAGACAGCATGGATGGTTGCCCATATCGGCTATGAACAAG GTTGCTGAAATTTTAGAAATGCCTCCCATGAGAGTGTATGAAGTAGCAACCTTCTATACAATGTATAATCGCAAACCTGTTGGGAAATACCATATTCAGGTCTGCACTACCACGCCTTGCATGCTGCGAGACTCTGATAGTATTTTAGAAGCCATTCAGAAGAAACTTG GTATAAAAGTTGGGGAAACAACACCTGATAAACTCTTCACGCTGATAGAAGTGGAATGTTTAGGTGCTTGTGTAAATGCACCGATGGTACAAATAAATGACAACTACTAT gaagatTTGACACCCAAAGATATTGAAGAGATAATTGATGAGCTAAAGGCTGGCAAAGTTCCCAAACCTGGCCCGAG GAGTGGACGTTTTTCTTGTGAGCCAGCTGGTGGCCTGACTTCTCTGACTGAACCACCCAAAGGCCCAGGTTTTGGAGTTCGAGCTGACCTCTAA